Proteins co-encoded in one Chrysemys picta bellii isolate R12L10 chromosome 13, ASM1138683v2, whole genome shotgun sequence genomic window:
- the LOC101933387 gene encoding olfactory receptor 11G2-like, producing MSSLELSKLKLQGPLIHSANGTIPVTKFILLGFESMDWESRTFLCALLSSAYTGTLAGNLCILWAVLRDPRLQRLPMYILLGNFSWLEISYVTTTVPRMLSDLMSPGVPISFPACFMQFYFFLSMGATECLFLAAMALDRYLAICHPLRYPVLMSPHSCWVLASSCWLIGFLWFIVPVTLISQLSFCGTNTLDHFVCDPAPLLAASCTPAPQAEHSCYALSSLIIFATILFILASYGLVIRAVLRLPAGAGRHKAFSTCSSHLAVVGLFYGSGMVNYVNPAASGASGKVVTLFYTVGTPLLNPLIYSLRNKEMKEALKRTLLGEQ from the exons ATGTCTTCCTTGGAGCTGTCCAAACTCAAG CTCCAGGGCCCCCTGATACATTCGGCCAACGGCACCATCCCAGTGACCAAGTTCATCCTGCTGGGTTTCGAATCCATGGACTGGGAGAGCCGCACTTTCCTCTGTGCCCTTCTCTCCTCCGCCTACACTGGGACGCTGGCAGGCAACCTGTGCATTTTGTGGGCCGTGCTGCGGGACCCCCGCCTCCAACGCCTGCCCATGTACATCCTGCTGGGGAACTTCTCCTGGTTGGAGATCTCCTATGTCACAACCACAGTGCCCAGGATGCTCTCTGACCTCATGTCTCCCGGCGTCCCCATCTCCTTTCCTGCCTGCTTTATGCAGTTCTATTTCTTCTTATCTATGGGGGCTACCGAGTGCCTCTTCCTCGCTGCCATGGCCTTGGATAGGTACCTGGCCATCTGCCACCCCCTGCGCTACCCTGTCCTCATGTCCCCTCACAGCTGCTGGGTGCTGGCCTCCTCCTGCTGGCTCATTGGCTTCCTGTGGTTCATAGTGCCTGTCACCCTCATCTCCCAACTCTCCTTCTGTGGCACCAACACCCTGGATCATTTTGTCTGTGACCCAGCCCCGTTGctggctgcctcctgcaccccagctccccaggctgaACATTCCTGCtatgccctgagctccctcataATCTTTGCCACCATCCTCTTCATCCTGGCCTCCTATGGGCTTGTCATCAGGGCTGTGCTGAGGCtgccagctggggctgggaggcacAAGgctttctccacctgctcctcacaCCTGGCTGTCGTGGGCCTGTTCTACGGCTCTGGCATGGTCAACTACGTCAACCCGGCAGCCTCTGGGGCCAGTGGGAAGGTGGTGACTCTCTTCTACACGGTGGGGACCCCACTGCTCAACCcactgatctacagcctgaggaacaaggagatgaaGGAGGCTCTGAAGAGGACCCTGCTGGGGGAGCAGTAG